A genomic segment from Arcobacter acticola encodes:
- a CDS encoding transglutaminase domain-containing protein, protein MQRRTFLQTTATLSSVAVLAPSFAFANKEINPFGITSKPRKFSVANTYSINPSTESTQLWIPLPKDESYHKVVSFDYKGNFTEAKIVKNEYDTRVLYVKWDKSDKKSELEVNFDVIMQERTTNFSKATSSMNYPEDVKVFLEGSTHIPITASLTKYAKDIAKGAKTPLEKAQAVYDWTVTTMYRDDSVIGCGLGDAKKAIEEKIYGGKCTDISSVLVCLLRNLGIPSREVFGIRAGQSKISNACGKADDKGFANITGAQHCRAEFYIDGLGWVPADPADVTKVRLAEKLTNEDKKVKDVKKYFFGSWEMNWVAFNSARDFVLNPKPTQYPINMLGYPYAEVGEDALDYYTPKTFTYSYTSQEII, encoded by the coding sequence ATGCAAAGAAGAACATTTCTACAAACAACAGCTACTTTATCAAGTGTTGCTGTATTAGCTCCGAGTTTTGCATTTGCAAATAAAGAAATAAATCCATTTGGAATTACAAGTAAACCAAGAAAATTTAGTGTTGCAAATACTTATTCAATAAATCCAAGTACTGAATCTACACAACTTTGGATACCACTTCCAAAAGATGAAAGTTACCATAAAGTTGTATCTTTTGATTATAAAGGAAATTTTACTGAAGCAAAAATTGTAAAAAATGAATACGATACAAGAGTTTTATATGTAAAATGGGACAAATCAGATAAAAAATCTGAATTAGAAGTTAACTTTGATGTAATTATGCAAGAAAGAACAACTAATTTCTCAAAGGCTACATCAAGTATGAATTACCCTGAAGATGTAAAAGTATTCCTAGAAGGAAGTACTCATATTCCTATTACCGCAAGTTTAACTAAATATGCAAAAGATATCGCAAAAGGTGCAAAAACTCCACTTGAAAAAGCACAAGCTGTTTATGACTGGACGGTTACAACTATGTATAGAGATGATAGTGTAATTGGTTGTGGATTAGGTGATGCTAAAAAAGCTATTGAAGAGAAAATCTATGGTGGAAAATGCACAGATATTAGTTCAGTATTGGTATGTTTATTAAGAAACTTAGGCATTCCTTCTAGAGAAGTTTTTGGTATAAGAGCTGGACAATCAAAAATCTCAAATGCTTGTGGTAAAGCAGATGATAAAGGTTTTGCAAATATTACAGGAGCTCAACATTGTCGTGCAGAATTTTATATAGATGGATTAGGATGGGTTCCTGCTGATCCTGCTGATGTTACAAAAGTAAGACTTGCTGAAAAATTAACAAATGAAGACAAAAAAGTAAAAGATGTTAAAAAATATTTCTTTGGTTCTTGGGAAATGAACTGGGTTGCATTTAATAGTGCTAGAGATTTTGTATTAAATCCAAAACCAACTCAATATCCTATAAATATGTTAGGTTATCCATATGCTGAGGTTGGAGAAGATGCTCTTGATTACTATACTCCTAAAACATTTACATATTCTTATACTTCACAAGAAATCATTTGA
- the selD gene encoding selenide, water dikinase SelD, protein MNNEYKLTKFVQAAGUAAKMGPGDLKQTICGLTPSDERILVGFDTSEDASVYQINETQAIVQTLDFITPVVDDPYIYGQIAAANALSDVFAMGADVKTAMNIVGFDKKNISKEALGLILNGGNEKIKECGGVLLGGHTIESPEMYYGLSVTGMIHPKDIIRNNTSKIGHVLVLTKPLGMGILSTAIKRDLLPLNFIKDCAKIMASLNYLPSKIMRKYDVSSCTDITGFGLLGHALECTNELVTFNISCNDVPIVNEAIELCANDVIPGGTKRNIKYVEDKILYMNNLPTYCKALLCDAQTSGGLLIAMKESDAIEYIKELEELSFGYASIIGQVIPRGIKPIIIH, encoded by the coding sequence ATGAACAACGAATATAAACTAACAAAATTTGTTCAAGCTGCTGGTTGAGCTGCAAAAATGGGTCCGGGTGATCTTAAACAAACTATTTGCGGTTTAACTCCAAGTGATGAGAGAATTTTAGTAGGATTTGATACAAGTGAAGATGCAAGTGTATATCAAATAAATGAAACACAAGCAATAGTTCAAACACTTGATTTTATAACTCCTGTTGTTGATGATCCATATATTTATGGACAAATTGCAGCTGCAAATGCACTTAGTGATGTATTTGCAATGGGTGCTGATGTAAAAACAGCCATGAATATTGTAGGTTTTGACAAAAAAAATATTTCTAAAGAGGCTTTAGGACTTATTTTAAATGGTGGAAATGAAAAAATCAAAGAGTGCGGTGGTGTACTTTTAGGTGGACACACTATTGAATCACCTGAAATGTATTATGGATTATCAGTTACAGGAATGATTCATCCAAAAGATATAATTAGAAATAATACTTCAAAAATTGGGCATGTATTAGTTTTAACAAAACCTTTAGGTATGGGTATATTATCAACAGCAATAAAAAGAGATTTATTACCTTTAAACTTTATAAAAGATTGCGCAAAAATAATGGCAAGTTTAAATTACTTACCATCAAAAATAATGAGAAAATATGATGTAAGTTCTTGTACTGATATTACAGGTTTTGGACTACTTGGGCATGCCTTAGAATGCACAAATGAACTGGTTACCTTTAATATTTCATGTAATGATGTGCCAATTGTAAATGAAGCTATAGAGTTATGTGCAAATGATGTAATTCCAGGTGGAACAAAAAGAAATATAAAATATGTAGAAGATAAAATTTTATATATGAACAACCTACCTACTTATTGTAAAGCTTTATTATGTGATGCACAAACATCAGGTGGTTTATTAATAGCCATGAAAGAAAGTGACGCTATTGAGTATATAAAAGAACTAGAAGAGCTATCTTTTGGTTATGCAAGTATCATAGGACAGGTAATTCCAAGAGGAATAAAGCCTATTATTATTCATTAA